Within Candidatus Woesearchaeota archaeon, the genomic segment GTATTATTTTGTCTATTTCTTTTTCGTTGTATCCTGGTATAAGTACTGGTGCTAGTAATACGTCTATTTTTCCTTCGCAGTATTTTATCATTTTTAGTACTTGTTCAACGTTATATGGTGCGTCTGCGAGTTTGTCTGCAAGTTTTTTGTCTGTTGTGTGCAAGCTTAGGTTTATTCTTGTTAGTCCAGCGTCTGCTAGTTCGTCTATGTTTTTTTTATTTAAGAATAGTCCGTTGGTGTTTACCGATATTACTTCTACGTTCGGTATTTTTTTTAGATCTCTTACTAATTCTAGGAATTTTGGGTAGAGCATTGGTTCTCCTTGAGGGCCTATGTTTGCTTCTATTGGGTGTTTTTTTATTTTTGCTAGTTTTTCGAATTCTTCTACTAAGTATTCTTCTTCTATTACTATGTCTTTTTTATCGTTTTTTCCTTCGAAAACTGAGCAGAATATGCAGCTTAGGTTGCATCCTGTTAGGGGTTTTATTTCTATAATGTTTGAACCTCTGTCTACTAATCCGAATTCATTTGTGCCTATTAGTGGAAGTCCTAGGTTTTTATGTATGTATATTGTGTCTTTATTTCTTATTTTGTGTTTTAATTCTAAAAACGCTTTGTTTAGCAAGGGGTAGAATTTGTTGTTTACTTTTTTTTCTGATGCATCTATTATTAATTTGTTTTGTTCTGTTTTGGTGTTTCCTATTTTTTCAAGTTCTTTTTTTTCTAGGTAAAAGTAGTAGTTTTTCATAAAGTCTACTTTTATCTTTTCTTTTTCTTCTGAAAATTTTAAATCTGCGAATTCTAGTGTTGTTTTCATATTATTCTTTTTAAGATTGTTAATTCATTTTTAACTTTTGTTAATATTTGTTGTTCAGTGTTTTTTTTTGGGCCTTTTTTATGTTTGTATTTTAATAGGCAAAAAATAACATATTCGCTTGTTGTTTTTAATTAAATTATCATAACTTTTTTAAAAACGAGTTCATTCTTTTTTTTATGGGAGAATTATATGCTAAAGCATTGATTTTAGCTATTTCAGCACATAATGGTCAGTTTAGAAAAATATCTAAGGATCCTTTTATTATTCATCCTGTTAGGGTTTCTGAATTAGTTTTAGATTGGTATGTAAAGTTCGAGGATGTTGAATTATTGAGGGTTTGCGCTGTTTTGCATGATGTTTTAGAGGATACTTGGGTTGATGATAGTGTTTTAAGGAATTTATTTGGAGAGCGCGTTTTATCTATTGTAGAAGAATTATCTATTGAAAATTCTATTAGAAAGTCTAAAAGGATTTGTAAAGATGAATATATTGAGTCTTTGAAAAGCGCTTCAATTTATGCTAAGTTAATTAAATTGGCGGATATTTGGGATAATGTTCAAGATACGAAGTTTGTTAGTGGCTGGAAGTCTTATTTTGAGGATTCTAAATGCATTCTTGAAATTATTGATGTTGAAGGTTCTGTGTTTGAAGCTGTGTTTAATGAGAAAAAGATGGCGCTTTTGAAAGTTGTTGACGATTATCTTACTAAATTTGCTTAAATTAAAGTAATTATAAATTTTGGAGTTCCTGTAGGTATTTGTTCATCATCTTTTAATAGGTCCTTTTATCTTTGATGCATGCTGTTTTAGACTGTTTTGTAGCATCGTTTCATAGTAAACTATTTAATAGAGTGCGTTGTTTTGATATATGCAGGTGTTAAATGTGGATGTTAAAATTGTTATTGATAAGGCGCTTAAGGAACTTGATTCTAATAGTGGAGTCTCTGAGTTAGTTAATTCTTTTTTGATTGATCTTAAAGGCGCTGTTAAAAAATCAGGGTTTCCTGTAAGTGTCGTTCTTGGCGGGAGTTTGGCTAAAGGCACTTTTATTAATGGTGATTTTGATGTGGATATATTTGTTAGGTTTGATAAAGAGTTTCCTGACGATTTATCAGATTCTTTGCAGAAGATATTGGAATTTATGGGTGTTGAATTTGAAAGAATTCATGGATCTAGGGATTACTTTCAGGTAGATAATGATTTATTATTTGAAATTGTTCCTGTTAGGAAAATTTCTAATTATCTTGATGCAGAAAATGTTAGTGATATGAGTCCTTTGCATGTTGAATATTTTTTAAGCAAAACTAAAAATAATAAGCGCATTGTCGAGGATATTAAGCTTGCCAAGCTTTTTATGAAATCTTGCAGGGTATATGGTGCTGAAAGCTATATTAAAGGATTTTCTGGTCATGTTGTTGATTTGTTGGTTATTTATTATGGTTCTTTTTTATCTTTATTAGAGAACGTTACTAAGTGGAAAGATAAGAAGATTATTGATATTGAGAAGCATCATAAATTTCCTTTGATGAGTTTAAATGAAAGTAAAATACAAAGTCCTTTGGTTGTTGTTGATCCTGTTCAACAAGACAGAAATGCTGCTGCTGCTCTTTCGAAAGAAAAGTATTTGTTATTTATTGGAGCTGCGAAAAGATTTTTGAAAGCTCCTTGTCTTGATTTTTTTAAGAAGTTTGATTTTGATGTTCATATTGATAATTTAATCACTAAAAATTCTAAGAAATGTGATGTTTATGAGATTTCTTTGAAGCCTATCGTTGATAAAAGGGATGTTTCGGGAGCTAAGATTTTAAAAGTTTTTGAGCATATTTCAGAGTCTTTGGAAATTAATGATTTCGTTATTAAATGGAAAGATTGGTATTTTAATAGGGATTTAGCGAGATTGGTTTTTTCTTTGGATGCATCTCCTCTTCCCAGTAAAAAGGTTGTTATAGGTCCTCCTGTTGATTTAGTTGAACATGTTAAGAGATTTAAGAATAAATATTCTTCTGCGAAGAAAGAAGATGATGTTTTATGCGCTGAAATTCAAAGAAAATATGTTGAACC encodes:
- a CDS encoding HD domain-containing protein; protein product: MGELYAKALILAISAHNGQFRKISKDPFIIHPVRVSELVLDWYVKFEDVELLRVCAVLHDVLEDTWVDDSVLRNLFGERVLSIVEELSIENSIRKSKRICKDEYIESLKSASIYAKLIKLADIWDNVQDTKFVSGWKSYFEDSKCILEIIDVEGSVFEAVFNEKKMALLKVVDDYLTKFA
- a CDS encoding nucleotidyltransferase domain-containing protein; translation: MDVKIVIDKALKELDSNSGVSELVNSFLIDLKGAVKKSGFPVSVVLGGSLAKGTFINGDFDVDIFVRFDKEFPDDLSDSLQKILEFMGVEFERIHGSRDYFQVDNDLLFEIVPVRKISNYLDAENVSDMSPLHVEYFLSKTKNNKRIVEDIKLAKLFMKSCRVYGAESYIKGFSGHVVDLLVIYYGSFLSLLENVTKWKDKKIIDIEKHHKFPLMSLNESKIQSPLVVVDPVQQDRNAAAALSKEKYLLFIGAAKRFLKAPCLDFFKKFDFDVHIDNLITKNSKKCDVYEISLKPIVDKRDVSGAKILKVFEHISESLEINDFVIKWKDWYFNRDLARLVFSLDASPLPSKKVVIGPPVDLVEHVKRFKNKYSSAKKEDDVLCAEIQRKYVEPISLFIDLLKSKALREKYDVLVEVKKIS
- a CDS encoding radical SAM protein, giving the protein MKTTLEFADLKFSEEKEKIKVDFMKNYYFYLEKKELEKIGNTKTEQNKLIIDASEKKVNNKFYPLLNKAFLELKHKIRNKDTIYIHKNLGLPLIGTNEFGLVDRGSNIIEIKPLTGCNLSCIFCSVFEGKNDKKDIVIEEEYLVEEFEKLAKIKKHPIEANIGPQGEPMLYPKFLELVRDLKKIPNVEVISVNTNGLFLNKKNIDELADAGLTRINLSLHTTDKKLADKLADAPYNVEQVLKMIKYCEGKIDVLLAPVLIPGYNEKEIDKIIQLSKTIKNKKYPSIGIQNFLNYKGGRNLTKQISWDEFYEFLKQKEKQHDIKLIVNENIFNIQKDKTLEKPFKKGHIITVEIITEGRNKNEVLGRSKNRAITILNCKQKKGTIKVKLLRDKHNIYTAIPI